A window of the Megalopta genalis isolate 19385.01 chromosome 2, iyMegGena1_principal, whole genome shotgun sequence genome harbors these coding sequences:
- the Plc21C gene encoding phospholipase C at 21C isoform X1: MAGTKTSGSVLQFRPVEVSQMLQDGEKFVKWDEDSGIATPVTLRVDKFGFYLHWIDQLNEMEMLDIAIIRDTRTGNHAKVPKDPKLKSLVTVGSQDSLEEKTVTICYGSDFVNMNFINFCTTRAEIAQHWTEQIFQLAYNLTLLNTSTTMFLQKAHTKLMLTADKSEKIPAKNIIKMFAQNKDDRKRVEKALDISGFPSGKNDVIALQKFQFEDFFNFYKSLTQRSDVEKVFESIVGNNKRRLMSVSQFVDFLNKTQRDPRLNEILYPYANEARAKDIISQYEPNKCNANRGQLSFDGFLRYLMSEDNPIVATSKLELSDDMDQPLAHYFINSSHNTYLTGHQLTGKSSVEIYRQCLLAGCRCVELDFWNGKFDEPVIVHGYTFVPEISAREVIEAIAESAFKTSEYPVILSFENHCNPRQQAKIAQYCRELFGEMLLDAPLESHKLEPGMELPPPSFLRRKIIIKNKKKHHHHHKKHKKKQQTPVSESEEGAQENEDNGVTNQLPEGEHSPAIEAANTEGENNEQIGNGDIGHPPMLQQRQGSKDSAPDEDEDEEESSTEDEESNVEDIKLRIGDKVPAPDKAASAKETEAGAEISALVNYVQPVHFNSFESAEKKNRMYEMSSFDEKQATTLLKERPLEFVNYNKHQLSRVYPAGTRFDSSNFMPQVFWNAGCQLVALNYQTLDLAMQLNLGIYEYNQRCGYLLKPEFMRRKDCRLDPFAESTVDGIIAGTVHIHVISAQFLTDKRVGTYVEVDMYGLPADTVRKKFRTKIVPNNGINPVYDEDPFVFKKVVLPDLASIRIAAYEESGRLIGHRVLPVVGLCPGYRHVSLKTECGQPLPLASLFLRVIVKDYVPHGLSELAEALANPIKYQSEVEKREKQLSVLTDGSEDPPSAEDDETPKIKETPRSSKPPEEAVKPEVQPPAPNTHGRPSIPAVNTTEMQDNEEGSTAPPPPVVDSSGNRSPVNASNATEEIMAETLEKLMENKLVKEKKMELEKKLESLRKKHEKEKIRVQSQKSSIDGDKHKSKLYMSHKLVKRLSTKNICFCRFSSEVGLSTLALAETSECTDLENREGNGGTKGLSRSQSERLLAVCKAHVQQERELQEKYYDSLFATVDKVMKNSQTNQLKTLRVLFERETSEVKKKLQASRQGEVKQLAKVHKDKAELNRMKREVANLTVEKGVHECIRLKEIYEKKRTELERQHEEVRQRLEEERAKMKESLMAEYSSRCSKYESGELPLSPSGGTSMTESLSGNTY, translated from the exons ATGGCTGGCACTAAGACTTCGGGCAGTGTCTTGCAGTTCAGACCTGTAGAGGTCTCGCAAATGCTGCAGGACGGGGAGAAGTTTGTCAAGTGGGACGAG GACTCTGGGATAGCCACCCCTGTTACATTGAGGGTGGACAAGTTCGGATTTTACTTGCACTGGATAGATCAGCTGAATGAAATGGAGATGCTGGATATCGCTATAATCAGAGACACTCGAACTGGGAACCACGCCAAAGTACCAAAG GACCCGAAGTTGAAGTCGCTCGTGACTGTGGGCTCTCAAGACTCGTTAGAGGAGAAGACGGTGACGATCTGTTACGGCTCCGACTTCGTCAACATGAATTTTATTAACTTTTGTACGACACGCGCGGAAATCGCGCAGCATTGGACAGAGCAAATTTTCCAGCTTGCATACAATTTAACTCTCCTCAATACCAGCACGACAATGTTCTTGCAGAAAGCGCATACGAAACTTATGCTAACAGCCGATAAATCGGAAAAAATACCTGCGAAGAA CATCATAAAAATGTTTGCGCAAAATAAGGACGACCGTAAACGTGTCGAGAAGGCGCTCGATATCTCCGGTTTCCCATCCGGAAAA AACGACGTGATAGCATTGCAGAAATTTCAATTCGAGGATTTCTTCAACTTTTATAAGTCGCTCACTCAACGCTCAGATGTTGAGAAAGTATTCGAGAGCATTGTAGGCAATAACAAGCGTAGATTAATGTCCGTGTCGCAATTCGTCGACTTTCTGAACAAAACGCAACGGGACCCACGTTTGAACGAGATATTATATCCTTATGCAAACGAGGCAAGGGCCAAGGATATCATAAGTCAATACGAACCAAATAAGTGTAATGCGAACCGGGGCCAGCTGAGCTTCGACGGTTTTCTGAGATATCTGATGAGTGAGGATAATCCAATCGTTGCCACATCGAAGCTCGAATTGTCGGACGACATGGACCAACCCCTTGCGCATTACTTTATAAATTCTAGTCACAATACATACTTAACAG GACATCAACTGACAGGAAAGAGTTCCGTGGAGATATACCGTCAATGTCTGCTAGCCGGTTGTCGATGCGTGGAGTTAGATTTTTGGAACGGAAAATTTGACGAGCCAGTCATTGTTCATGG ATATACATTTGTACCTGAAATCAGTGCACGAGAAGTAATCGAAGCGATTGCCGAAAGTGCTTTCAAGACATCAGAGTATCCTGTCATTCTTAGTTTTGAGAATCACTGTAATCCTAGGCAGCAAGCTAAAATAGCTCAGTATTGTAGAGAATTGTTTGGCGAGATGTTGCTAGACGCGCCATTAGAGTCTCATAAG TTGGAGCCCGGTATGGAGCTGCCGCCTCCGAGTTTCTTGAGACGCAAGATcatcatcaagaacaagaagaagcaCCATCATCACCACAAGAAGCATAAAAAGAAGCAACAGACGCCGGTCTCTGAGTCTGAAGAAGGAGCTCAAGAGAACGAGGACAACGGTGTGACAAATCAGCTTCCGGAAGGAGAACATAGTCCAGCTATAGAGGCTGCGAATACCGAAGGCGAGAACAATGAGCAGATTGGAAACGGAGATATCGGCCATCCCCCTATGCTTCAGCAAAGACAGGGTAGCAAGGATAGTGCCCCGGACGAGGACG aagacgaagaagagtCGAGCACCGAGGATGAGGAATCAAACGTCGAGGACATTAAACTGAGAATAGGCGATAAAGTGCCTGCTCCTGACAAAGCGGCCAGTGCCAAAGAGACAGAGGCTGGGGCCGAAATCTCAGCGTTGGTTAATTACGTGCAACCTGTTCACTTCAACAGCTTCGAGTCCGCTGAAA AAAAGAATCGTATGTACGAGATGTCGTCGTTCGACGAGAAGCAAGCCACGACTCTCCTGAAGGAGCGGCCATTAGAGTTCGTGAACTATAATAAACACCAGCTGTCCAGAGTGTATCCAGCAGGCACGCGGTTCGATTCCAGCAATTTTATGCCTCAAGTGTTTTGGAACGCGGGCTGCCAGCTGGTTGCTTTGAACTATCAAACGCTCG ACCTTgccatgcaattgaatctgggTATCTATGAGTATAATCAGCGGTGCGGTTACCTTTTGAAGCCGGAGTTTATGAGGCGGAAGGATTGCCGATTGGATCCTTTCGCTGAGTCAACTGTTGACGGTATTATAGCTGGCACagttcatatacatgtgatatccGCTCAGTTTTTAACGGATAAAAGGGTGGGCACCTACGTGGAAGTAGACATGTATGGATTGCCAGCAGACACTGTGAGGAAGAAATTTCGCACGAAGATCGTTCCCAACAATGGTATCAACCCAGTATACGACGAAGACCCTTTCGTGTTTAAAAAG GTTGTCCTTCCGGATCTGGCTTCCATCAGGATCGCCGCATACGAGGAGTCTGGTCGCCTTATAGGCCACAGAGTGTTACCAGTAGTTGGATTATGTCCAGGATATCGTCACGTGTCTCTTAAAACCGAGTGCGGTCAGCCGCTGCCTTTGGCGAGCCTGTTCCTCCGCGTGATCGTCAAGGATTATGTTCCTCATGGTCTAAGCGAGCTAGCTGAAGCTTTGGCGAATCCCATCAAGTATCAGAGCGAGGTTGAGAAAAGGGAGAAGCAGTTGTCGGTTCTTACAGACGGCTCGGAGGATCCGCCTTCGGCGGAAGACGAT GAAACGCCGAAAATTAAAGAGACACCACGCTCCTCTAAACCACCT GAGGAGGCGGTCAAGCCCGAGGTGCAACCCCCGGCTCCGAATACCCATGGTAGACCCTCGATTCCCGCTGTGAACACCACCGAGATGCAGGACAACGAGGAGGGTTCTACGGCGCCTCCACCTCCGGTCGTGGACAGTTCTGGCAATAGAAGTCCTGTAAACGCAAGCAATG CCACCGAAGAGATAATGGCAGAGACGCTAGAGAAGCTAATGGAAAACAAGCTGGTAAAAGAAAAGAAGATGGAACTGGAGAAGAAGCTAGAATCTCTCCGGAAGAAACACGAGAAGGAGAAGATACGGGTGCAGTCGCAGAAGAGCTCCATCGACGGTGACAAGCACAAGTCGAAGCTCTACATGAGCCATAAGCTGGTGAAGCGACTGTCCACCAAAAACAT TTGTTTCTGCAGATTCTCCAGCGAGGTGGGACTGAGCACCTTGGCTCTAGCCGAGACTTCGGAATGCACGGATTTAGAAAATCGCGAGGGTAATGGAGGAACCAAGGGATTATCAAGGAGTCAGAGCGAGCGTTTGTTGGCCGTGTGCAAGGCTCATGTGCAACAGGAGCGGGAACTCCAGGAGAAGTATTACGACAGCTTATTCGCTACCGTGGACAAGGTGATGAAGAACTCGCAGACGAACCAGCTGAAGACCCTCAGAGTCCTCTTCGAGCGAGAGACCAGTGAAGTGAAGAAGAAGCTTCAGGCCAGTAGGCAAGGAGAG GTGAAACAGCTGGCAAAGGTACACAAAGACAAAGCCGAACTGAATCGCATGAAGCGAGAGGTTGCAAATTTGACAGTAGAGAAAGGTGTACACGAGTGTATACGATTGAAAGAGATCTACGAGAAGAAGAGGACCGAGCTCGAGCGCCAGCACGAGGAGGTCCGGCAGAGGCTCGAGGAAGAAAGGGCCAAG ATGAAGGAGAGCCTGATGGCCGAGTACAGCAGTCGCTGTAGCAAATACGAGAGCGGGGAGCTACCGCTGTCCCCTTCAGGGGGTACGAGTATGACAGAATCACTCAGCGGGAACACGTATTGA
- the Plc21C gene encoding phospholipase C at 21C isoform X3 — protein MAGTKTSGSVLQFRPVEVSQMLQDGEKFVKWDEDSGIATPVTLRVDKFGFYLHWIDQLNEMEMLDIAIIRDTRTGNHAKVPKDPKLKSLVTVGSQDSLEEKTVTICYGSDFVNMNFINFCTTRAEIAQHWTEQIFQLAYNLTLLNTSTTMFLQKAHTKLMLTADKSEKIPAKNIIKMFAQNKDDRKRVEKALDISGFPSGKNDVIALQKFQFEDFFNFYKSLTQRSDVEKVFESIVGNNKRRLMSVSQFVDFLNKTQRDPRLNEILYPYANEARAKDIISQYEPNKCNANRGQLSFDGFLRYLMSEDNPIVATSKLELSDDMDQPLAHYFINSSHNTYLTGHQLTGKSSVEIYRQCLLAGCRCVELDFWNGKFDEPVIVHGYTFVPEISAREVIEAIAESAFKTSEYPVILSFENHCNPRQQAKIAQYCRELFGEMLLDAPLESHKLEPGMELPPPSFLRRKIIIKNKKKHHHHHKKHKKKQQTPVSESEEGAQENEDNGVTNQLPEGEHSPAIEAANTEGENNEQIGNGDIGHPPMLQQRQGSKDSAPDEDEDEEESSTEDEESNVEDIKLRIGDKVPAPDKAASAKETEAGAEISALVNYVQPVHFNSFESAEKKNRMYEMSSFDEKQATTLLKERPLEFVNYNKHQLSRVYPAGTRFDSSNFMPQVFWNAGCQLVALNYQTLDLAMQLNLGIYEYNQRCGYLLKPEFMRRKDCRLDPFAESTVDGIIAGTVHIHVISAQFLTDKRVGTYVEVDMYGLPADTVRKKFRTKIVPNNGINPVYDEDPFVFKKVVLPDLASIRIAAYEESGRLIGHRVLPVVGLCPGYRHVSLKTECGQPLPLASLFLRVIVKDYVPHGLSELAEALANPIKYQSEVEKREKQLSVLTDGSEDPPSAEDDEEAVKPEVQPPAPNTHGRPSIPAVNTTEMQDNEEGSTAPPPPVVDSSGNRSPVNASNATEEIMAETLEKLMENKLVKEKKMELEKKLESLRKKHEKEKIRVQSQKSSIDGDKHKSKLYMSHKLVKRLSTKNICFCRFSSEVGLSTLALAETSECTDLENREGNGGTKGLSRSQSERLLAVCKAHVQQERELQEKYYDSLFATVDKVMKNSQTNQLKTLRVLFERETSEVKKKLQASRQGEVKQLAKVHKDKAELNRMKREVANLTVEKGVHECIRLKEIYEKKRTELERQHEEVRQRLEEERAKMKESLMAEYSSRCSKYESGELPLSPSGGTSMTESLSGNTY, from the exons ATGGCTGGCACTAAGACTTCGGGCAGTGTCTTGCAGTTCAGACCTGTAGAGGTCTCGCAAATGCTGCAGGACGGGGAGAAGTTTGTCAAGTGGGACGAG GACTCTGGGATAGCCACCCCTGTTACATTGAGGGTGGACAAGTTCGGATTTTACTTGCACTGGATAGATCAGCTGAATGAAATGGAGATGCTGGATATCGCTATAATCAGAGACACTCGAACTGGGAACCACGCCAAAGTACCAAAG GACCCGAAGTTGAAGTCGCTCGTGACTGTGGGCTCTCAAGACTCGTTAGAGGAGAAGACGGTGACGATCTGTTACGGCTCCGACTTCGTCAACATGAATTTTATTAACTTTTGTACGACACGCGCGGAAATCGCGCAGCATTGGACAGAGCAAATTTTCCAGCTTGCATACAATTTAACTCTCCTCAATACCAGCACGACAATGTTCTTGCAGAAAGCGCATACGAAACTTATGCTAACAGCCGATAAATCGGAAAAAATACCTGCGAAGAA CATCATAAAAATGTTTGCGCAAAATAAGGACGACCGTAAACGTGTCGAGAAGGCGCTCGATATCTCCGGTTTCCCATCCGGAAAA AACGACGTGATAGCATTGCAGAAATTTCAATTCGAGGATTTCTTCAACTTTTATAAGTCGCTCACTCAACGCTCAGATGTTGAGAAAGTATTCGAGAGCATTGTAGGCAATAACAAGCGTAGATTAATGTCCGTGTCGCAATTCGTCGACTTTCTGAACAAAACGCAACGGGACCCACGTTTGAACGAGATATTATATCCTTATGCAAACGAGGCAAGGGCCAAGGATATCATAAGTCAATACGAACCAAATAAGTGTAATGCGAACCGGGGCCAGCTGAGCTTCGACGGTTTTCTGAGATATCTGATGAGTGAGGATAATCCAATCGTTGCCACATCGAAGCTCGAATTGTCGGACGACATGGACCAACCCCTTGCGCATTACTTTATAAATTCTAGTCACAATACATACTTAACAG GACATCAACTGACAGGAAAGAGTTCCGTGGAGATATACCGTCAATGTCTGCTAGCCGGTTGTCGATGCGTGGAGTTAGATTTTTGGAACGGAAAATTTGACGAGCCAGTCATTGTTCATGG ATATACATTTGTACCTGAAATCAGTGCACGAGAAGTAATCGAAGCGATTGCCGAAAGTGCTTTCAAGACATCAGAGTATCCTGTCATTCTTAGTTTTGAGAATCACTGTAATCCTAGGCAGCAAGCTAAAATAGCTCAGTATTGTAGAGAATTGTTTGGCGAGATGTTGCTAGACGCGCCATTAGAGTCTCATAAG TTGGAGCCCGGTATGGAGCTGCCGCCTCCGAGTTTCTTGAGACGCAAGATcatcatcaagaacaagaagaagcaCCATCATCACCACAAGAAGCATAAAAAGAAGCAACAGACGCCGGTCTCTGAGTCTGAAGAAGGAGCTCAAGAGAACGAGGACAACGGTGTGACAAATCAGCTTCCGGAAGGAGAACATAGTCCAGCTATAGAGGCTGCGAATACCGAAGGCGAGAACAATGAGCAGATTGGAAACGGAGATATCGGCCATCCCCCTATGCTTCAGCAAAGACAGGGTAGCAAGGATAGTGCCCCGGACGAGGACG aagacgaagaagagtCGAGCACCGAGGATGAGGAATCAAACGTCGAGGACATTAAACTGAGAATAGGCGATAAAGTGCCTGCTCCTGACAAAGCGGCCAGTGCCAAAGAGACAGAGGCTGGGGCCGAAATCTCAGCGTTGGTTAATTACGTGCAACCTGTTCACTTCAACAGCTTCGAGTCCGCTGAAA AAAAGAATCGTATGTACGAGATGTCGTCGTTCGACGAGAAGCAAGCCACGACTCTCCTGAAGGAGCGGCCATTAGAGTTCGTGAACTATAATAAACACCAGCTGTCCAGAGTGTATCCAGCAGGCACGCGGTTCGATTCCAGCAATTTTATGCCTCAAGTGTTTTGGAACGCGGGCTGCCAGCTGGTTGCTTTGAACTATCAAACGCTCG ACCTTgccatgcaattgaatctgggTATCTATGAGTATAATCAGCGGTGCGGTTACCTTTTGAAGCCGGAGTTTATGAGGCGGAAGGATTGCCGATTGGATCCTTTCGCTGAGTCAACTGTTGACGGTATTATAGCTGGCACagttcatatacatgtgatatccGCTCAGTTTTTAACGGATAAAAGGGTGGGCACCTACGTGGAAGTAGACATGTATGGATTGCCAGCAGACACTGTGAGGAAGAAATTTCGCACGAAGATCGTTCCCAACAATGGTATCAACCCAGTATACGACGAAGACCCTTTCGTGTTTAAAAAG GTTGTCCTTCCGGATCTGGCTTCCATCAGGATCGCCGCATACGAGGAGTCTGGTCGCCTTATAGGCCACAGAGTGTTACCAGTAGTTGGATTATGTCCAGGATATCGTCACGTGTCTCTTAAAACCGAGTGCGGTCAGCCGCTGCCTTTGGCGAGCCTGTTCCTCCGCGTGATCGTCAAGGATTATGTTCCTCATGGTCTAAGCGAGCTAGCTGAAGCTTTGGCGAATCCCATCAAGTATCAGAGCGAGGTTGAGAAAAGGGAGAAGCAGTTGTCGGTTCTTACAGACGGCTCGGAGGATCCGCCTTCGGCGGAAGACGAT GAGGAGGCGGTCAAGCCCGAGGTGCAACCCCCGGCTCCGAATACCCATGGTAGACCCTCGATTCCCGCTGTGAACACCACCGAGATGCAGGACAACGAGGAGGGTTCTACGGCGCCTCCACCTCCGGTCGTGGACAGTTCTGGCAATAGAAGTCCTGTAAACGCAAGCAATG CCACCGAAGAGATAATGGCAGAGACGCTAGAGAAGCTAATGGAAAACAAGCTGGTAAAAGAAAAGAAGATGGAACTGGAGAAGAAGCTAGAATCTCTCCGGAAGAAACACGAGAAGGAGAAGATACGGGTGCAGTCGCAGAAGAGCTCCATCGACGGTGACAAGCACAAGTCGAAGCTCTACATGAGCCATAAGCTGGTGAAGCGACTGTCCACCAAAAACAT TTGTTTCTGCAGATTCTCCAGCGAGGTGGGACTGAGCACCTTGGCTCTAGCCGAGACTTCGGAATGCACGGATTTAGAAAATCGCGAGGGTAATGGAGGAACCAAGGGATTATCAAGGAGTCAGAGCGAGCGTTTGTTGGCCGTGTGCAAGGCTCATGTGCAACAGGAGCGGGAACTCCAGGAGAAGTATTACGACAGCTTATTCGCTACCGTGGACAAGGTGATGAAGAACTCGCAGACGAACCAGCTGAAGACCCTCAGAGTCCTCTTCGAGCGAGAGACCAGTGAAGTGAAGAAGAAGCTTCAGGCCAGTAGGCAAGGAGAG GTGAAACAGCTGGCAAAGGTACACAAAGACAAAGCCGAACTGAATCGCATGAAGCGAGAGGTTGCAAATTTGACAGTAGAGAAAGGTGTACACGAGTGTATACGATTGAAAGAGATCTACGAGAAGAAGAGGACCGAGCTCGAGCGCCAGCACGAGGAGGTCCGGCAGAGGCTCGAGGAAGAAAGGGCCAAG ATGAAGGAGAGCCTGATGGCCGAGTACAGCAGTCGCTGTAGCAAATACGAGAGCGGGGAGCTACCGCTGTCCCCTTCAGGGGGTACGAGTATGACAGAATCACTCAGCGGGAACACGTATTGA